The sequence CTCTTCCTTATCACCAGTGTACCATTGAAATTAAGAATGatgttgatatatatatatatatatatatatatatatatatatatataacctcTCTCCTAGTTATTTCCTTTTACATTATTTCCAACTATATCAATAACCCAGATGGAAAATGCAAAAAATGAGCATGGAGTAgtgaaatacaaaaaatgaaaaacaaagaGAGCAAAAGCAGTATTGCTAAATTTGAGGTTGAGTAAATAAAAAGTTATTAGTGGGGTTGGCATTTATAcaaagtatatatatacacaataatcATATAAACTGTGCCTTATTATCTATATATAAAATGTCTCATTTTGGGAACCAATAATAACAagcctatatatatatatatatatatatatagctccATGCTAGCTTTTCTCTGTTCCCATGGCGTACCCTTTTAATTTCCTTAATTACACTTACTAAAAGCTACGGTACAAGTTTTCCACAAAGGATCCAATCCCAATATATATCCATTATCCAACAGGGGTTGTTCATACACCTAAAGAACAATATTTTGTGATATACTATATTACTACTACAAGACAATTACTATATtattatacatacatacatatatatatatatatatatatatatatatatatatatatatatataacaagcCTTACAGTTATTATAAGTCTTGTaatgtatatatgtattattTTAGTCACCAAGGTGGTGGCGGAGCATCCACGGCGGGAGGAGGGTATCGGATCTGTCGTGATTGACAGTGGAGTCGTTCTCTTCGGGGACGTGGGTTGTATAAGGACAACTGCAAATATTATGTCAATACAAAACTTAATATGGAAACGACGGCTTAGGTATGTTACGAGTTTGGAAGTGATTTCGAAATAGATTAAATAATGTTTTTGGAAGTGATTTTCTAAgtaaaagttaaaattaaattattgtcatcattttcaaaatcacACTTTTTTGGATGAAAGTTTTGCTATTATTACACTTAGAAATGAAAGTTTCCTATCAAAATTAGTTTTGGATGATGATGctaattaattaagatactaaccTCATGCTGAGAGATTGAAATGGTTGAGGTAGAAGAAGTGGAGAAGACTCAATGGCATTACCAtcctgctgctgctgctgctccaTTAGTGGATTGTGAGCTCGTGATTTCTCCTTCTcctttatctatttatttaaatcTCACTAACATTAttaaacttatatatataatatatggtATGCATATATTATGAAGGTAACAAAAAATCAGATATACCTTCTTGCCTAACATGTTGTTATGCTCTTGTAGTACTTTGCCCTGATAAAAAAGATGCCAATATAATTAAACAACACACATATTTTTCCTTAACAGGAGCTTCAAGTGATCATATTGAAGCTAGCTAGGCTAGGTAgcaaactaaaaataaaaaacaaattataaacAGTTTAGGTTCATTGTCGTTGAGTTTACAAGTTAACTCGCATTTAGTAGAACGTCGAAAAGATAACGAAATCACAAGATAAACCAAGTGTTCGAAGTCATTAAAACTGCTCTCAAGGCCGAATACCTCGTTTCTTCACCAAAATATTATTGCCTACCTTCCGCTCCTTCCCTTCTCACTTTAGTGATAACCAAACGTTCGAAACAAAGTCCTTACCTATTTTCTTAATATGCCCTTAACACTCTAATTTTTTAATACACCATCCTCTCAAATTCGAccttaaatttatatataatgaTTAATGTGTCCCAGGAGTTGCATTTTTTTGGGATGAGAAGTTTCTAAAGAGTAGTGGGGTGAGGCCAAAAAGGGAAAACAAAAGTGAAGAAAAGCAAATCTTAAAGTTTTACCTTTTTCTGTAGCTCTGTAATGGATTCATGCATGAGTTGGTTCTGTAATAATATAGATAGAATTAATGGTTTTGGAGATACAGTcaacaacaaaatattatactatatatataaagtaagttaattaaattaatatgcCAAACTTGAACAtatagtaaataaataaatgtgtgtgtatatatatatataccttccTAGCTCTTATATGCTTGAGTGCAGAATCAAGTTGTTGCTCAATATTTTGGAGCTCTTTTAGACTCAATGAGTCCAGATCTTCCCCCATGAAATGCCTGCAATTTATTCCAACAAAGTTTGCTCCTTTTCATGATTGTTAAATGGTTTTTAAAAACAACTTTATTCGGTATGTTATTCATAACTCATTAACTTAAGGTTTTGGATTAATAGGCGATTAGACACTCTtcattctttaaaaaaaaccctatatAAAACGAAAACATAAAACtccaaacaaaaacaaatgaagaaatataataccAACGAAACATTTAGATCATAAAGACTACTTACCACGTGTGAATTTCTATGTTTTGTTCCATTTTGTACTCAAATTTTAGAAAACAGGCCAAGTTTATTAAACTAGAAGAAAAGcagtttttcaaatttttatttatacaGTTAGAATCTGGGGGTTTTTCTTTATGATAAAGTGAAAACTATAATAGAGGAAttaagagaaaaatgaaaagcatatttgaaaatagaaaacGAAGACCTGATTTTTATATATACCCAGCCATATTACTTAGAATTTCAATGAAAAAGCACATGAccgaaaaaagaaagaaatgaaccTGTGGTTTTTCTGTAAAACCTCTATTCTGGCTTTAAGCTTTGCATGCTCAAGTGTCCAATTTCCCTAAAACAAAATCCAATACACAAagttttcatatatatatatatacatacaaaaatctataataatataatatgaagAGCTTAATTTGGTAATGTACATTTGATAGGCTATCATTTGCAACAAGTCTCCTCTCTGCATATGAATACCTTTCATAACGCTCAAGAATTTTCTCCATGCTGTTCATTCAAAACTACACTCATATTAACACAAATATAATACCAATAATcccatcatatatatatatatatcaacaatTATCCATTTCATATTCATATCAATTACTCTCTTAAAGTTTAAATCTTTTTAACTTCTAGTAATACTATATTAACGTATATAATACACAATTACATTTAGAACATAATTTAACTGACATAAAAATTGTACAACTGATTTCAACGTCAAAACGTGGGATTCTCGATAAGAAAAATCTAAGATGGTGCGAAAATAATTCAAATATGTTACGTATGTTAACATCCAAGCTTACTAAAAGTATGCAGCTCCTTGACTACTAAGTAACTCAAATCAAGAAATTAAATCTCAGGGCATTATGTAATATAACATATAATGCAATCATGATCATAATCAACATAATATTGAAAAGATTAATTCTATGAATACACAAACTTTAGGTAAAAGCAAAAGGCCCAGAAAGAGATTATTCATAGTTAGAATTATATGAATATAAAATAATTGACAGCATAAATTGAGTGAGTTTGAGAATGAAGAAAATACGAAATCATTTGGTCCCAAATATATAAAAGCACACAAAATCAGTAAACGAGGAACATAAGATTGATCAATTCTCCTAACTCCAAAGTTTTTCCTAGCAATCGATGAAAGTTTAATAtgtaaagaaataaagaaaatatatcgTAAAGTAGAACCGAAATTTTAATCAATGAAGCTTAATTAATgggaacatatatatttttaattaaaaagctAAAAGATTCGAATGGATGTTCAAATTGATGACATAAATATACTGAGAAAAGATAAATGGAAGTTTATTTGATGAGTTATAAATGAGAaaatctttttctaaaaaaagtaaataacatTTAATTAACAATAGagtacaaatattaaaaaaaaaaaaaaaaaggaatttcaTAAGAAATCGAGCTTCCATTAAAATTTCTTCCAGAACTACTTTGGAGTGCTTTTGACATATTTTGCTTTCAGGtaagatttgaaagaaaaaacattttttaGAGCAACAAAGAAAATtgactactaattgaaaaaataaaaaaataaaaaaataaaactacaaTCATAATGATTAGTAATGTGAAAGTTGCAAATAATCTGTTTAAAACTTCTATTACATTCAAAGTCATGTTCATAATTATTCTTGAAAAGACAATTGATTCTAAtgctttggaatacctttttacTTAAAATGAAGGATGGGAGAGATGAACTCCTAATTGGGATTCACTTCATTTCCAAAACCTTTTACATAACTAAACAAATCACataaagaaataatagaaatacTTTCGACTTATGAGAGCAGGACATAGATTCTCAATATAAACACATAACTAAGCAGTTACAAAAACTACTTCCATACCTGAAATGAAAATTCAAATTCTGACTCATATTCATTTCactataaaaataataatacatatTAGTGTAGTACTTGAGTTTATATTGTTTAATATCAAAAGCATATATAAAGAGAAAAGTTAACATTCTTTTGTAAGattaacaaaaaataatttaagaaaattatgAGATATATGCTTTGAGCTGAATATTGAAATACTAAACAAATTAACACTTCATCATTTATCAATACATTTTTACATTAAAcacatatttttattattgaaaagaAAGATCCACTCAATagtaaatatattaattaaaacaaCAAAGTGTATGAATTTGTGGAGTTTGTGTAGAATTCATCCAATTATACAACAAATGCATCAAAGAGAGGTGGGAGGGGGCCTAGGTGTGTTCTTCATAGCCAAAGAAACTTTTAACTTtactttcttccttctttttattttcctcCATAAATCAACACTAAAAAAAGTGATTAAAATTAACAACcaagagaaattaaagaacaaTGTGCACAATAACACAGACAAGACCAACTTGAACAAGTATTAATGTTTAAAAACGCAATACCAAAATTAAATCTCGAGAAATTCGAACATGCTTTAAACCCAAAAAAACCAGCATGTAGACTTTGAATTTTCGAAAAAGATGATtcacaaacacaaacacaaaaacataaaacatgAAAATATGGATGTTTATATATTGAGTTATATAATTCTAAAAAACAGTGTAAAAATATAAATCATGCAAGTACAGATAGTTGAAAAATCAAAAGGAGAATGTGTGATTAGACTCTCAGAAAACAAAATTTCATGGAGAgagataaatatatatatatatatatatatatataatatatatatatatatatatatattatatatatatatatatatacacatatgaggattatatattattataacacagaagaaaatcaataatttaGAAATTTACCAATATCTTCAACAGCAAACAAGAAACACAGATGGGGTTATTGAAGATTACTGAATACATAAAGAAATAAACTTAAACATACCAAGAATCAGTCGAGTATTCAAAGAGCTTCCCCTTGGTGGAGAAAACAATAAGAGCAACTTCAGCATCACAAAGAACTGAAATTTCATGAGCTTTCTTCAATAAACCTGACCTTCTTTTTGAGAAAGTCACTTGTCTATTAATTTTGTTCTCTATTCTCTTCAATTGCACTCTCCCTCTCCCCATTTCAGTTCAAACTTCAAACCCAAATAACAAAATTCTcaaaaactaaacaaaaattaaaaaaaaaaatccccccAGCTTTCTCTAGCCCTCTTGCTATTTCATTCAAGAAATAGTTGTGGGgaggaaaaaaatgaaacttttgGTATGAAAAATGGGAAAATATGAAACTTTTGTTTGTTAGAGAGAAAGGAAACAATATTGGAAGATGGGGTAAtaatattttctctc comes from Cucumis melo cultivar AY chromosome 12, USDA_Cmelo_AY_1.0, whole genome shotgun sequence and encodes:
- the LOC103494248 gene encoding truncated transcription factor CAULIFLOWER A isoform X2, with translation MGRGRVQLKRIENKINRQVTFSKRRSGLLKKAHEISVLCDAEVALIVFSTKGKLFEYSTDSCMEKILERYERYSYAERRLVANDSLSNGNWTLEHAKLKARIEVLQKNHRHFMGEDLDSLSLKELQNIEQQLDSALKHIRARKNQLMHESITELQKKGKVLQEHNNMLGKKIKEKEKSRAHNPLMEQQQQQDGNAIESSPLLLPQPFQSLSMSCPYTTHVPEENDSTVNHDRSDTLLPPWMLRHHLGD
- the LOC103494248 gene encoding truncated transcription factor CAULIFLOWER A isoform X1 yields the protein MGRGRVQLKRIENKINRQVTFSKRRSGLLKKAHEISVLCDAEVALIVFSTKGKLFEYSTDSCEMNMSQNLNFHFSMEKILERYERYSYAERRLVANDSLSNGNWTLEHAKLKARIEVLQKNHRHFMGEDLDSLSLKELQNIEQQLDSALKHIRARKNQLMHESITELQKKGKVLQEHNNMLGKKIKEKEKSRAHNPLMEQQQQQDGNAIESSPLLLPQPFQSLSMSCPYTTHVPEENDSTVNHDRSDTLLPPWMLRHHLGD